Genomic DNA from Candidatus Ozemobacteraceae bacterium:
ACGATGCGCCAGTTGATCGATCATGTGACGGGAATTGCGCCGGCGCCACGGAAGTCACTCGCGATCACCTTCGACGACGGGTTTCGCGACAACCTCACGGAAGCGATGCCGATCCTCAAACAACACGGTCTGCGGGCGACCGTGTTCGCCGTCGGATCCCTCGTGAGGCCCGATTCGTCCCCTCCCGCTCGGGAACATCGCCCGTTCACGACGGCTCACACGGCGGCCCGGAGGGGAGACCTCGGCGATTTCCTTTCGGAGGCCGAACTCGACCTGCTCCTGGAAAACGGAATCGAGACACATTCGCACGGCTGGGAGCACTCACAGGCCTTCTGCGGCTCCCGAATCACCGGCTTCTATCCGCGAACGGACGACCACTGGGCGATTCCTCCTGCCTGGCGTGGAGTCCCCGACGTTTCGGATCTTCCCGTGTTTCCCAGAAAACCCGGTCTTGTTGTGAATGCCTGGGTTCCGAACAAGGAGCGGTTCAGGCGGCTTTTGGAAGCAGGAGATACGCATATGACGATCGGAAGCGAGCTCGAATCCGGGTTTTTCGAGATCGAAACGGATGCCCAGCGTGAACGGCGCGTGCGAGACGATCTCTCGAAATCGAGGCAACGGTTCGAACGTTGGCATGAGTCCGGTTGCGACGTCTTCTGCTGGCCCTGGGGGGCCCACGACGAGTTGACGCGGCGGGTCGCCCGCGAGGTCGGCTACCGGGGGGCGCTCGCGACATCGACGGGGGCGAACGCGGTCGGAATAGACCCCTTCGCGATTCACCGCTTTCCCGTGAAAAAAAGCGGACTGGCGCGGTTCGTCGTCGGTTTGTGGCTGAGAGCGCATCCCGTTGCGAGCCGTGTGTACGGGTTTCTGCGGGGACGCGTCTGAATCTTGTGATATAATGGAAACATGATTCTCCATCCAGACGAGATCATCAAGAAAGCGCAGAAATGCCTGAAGGAAGGCCGGAATCCGGCGAGCGCCCTGTCTGCGATCGGCATGGCCTATTTCGAAAAGGGCCTTCTCGACAAGGCGATTTTCTATTACCAGAAGGCCCTCGAGCGCGACCAGGCCTTCGCGCCTGCCTATGCCGGCCTCGGCATCGTCTACGGGAAAAAAGGCCTCGTGACCGAATCGGTCTACAACCTGAAGGAGGCCATCCGCCTCTCTCCCGACTGCGCCCTGCTGTACAACTGGCTCGGCGACGCATACTTCGACCTCGGCCGAACCGAGGACGCGATCAGGGAATACGGCAAGGCCACCGAGCTCGACTCCCTCGACTCGAACGCCCACAACGACCTCGCCGACGCCTACCGGCGGAAGGGAGATTTCGCCCAGGCCCTCGATTATTATCAGAAGACTCTCGAGATCGATCCGTCCGACACGAA
This window encodes:
- a CDS encoding polysaccharide deacetylase family protein — translated: MNRSVPVLYYHRVGAPDPIHLSVPTPLFAAQMAYLARHGWKTLTMRQLIDHVTGIAPAPRKSLAITFDDGFRDNLTEAMPILKQHGLRATVFAVGSLVRPDSSPPAREHRPFTTAHTAARRGDLGDFLSEAELDLLLENGIETHSHGWEHSQAFCGSRITGFYPRTDDHWAIPPAWRGVPDVSDLPVFPRKPGLVVNAWVPNKERFRRLLEAGDTHMTIGSELESGFFEIETDAQRERRVRDDLSKSRQRFERWHESGCDVFCWPWGAHDELTRRVAREVGYRGALATSTGANAVGIDPFAIHRFPVKKSGLARFVVGLWLRAHPVASRVYGFLRGRV
- a CDS encoding tetratricopeptide repeat protein, whose amino-acid sequence is MILHPDEIIKKAQKCLKEGRNPASALSAIGMAYFEKGLLDKAIFYYQKALERDQAFAPAYAGLGIVYGKKGLVTESVYNLKEAIRLSPDCALLYNWLGDAYFDLGRTEDAIREYGKATELDSLDSNAHNDLADAYRRKGDFAQALDYYQKTLEIDPSDTNAILEKAQVLLHLDRRDEARALLLDMVARFPESEDTKTAKVVLGALFTQEGDYISARDYLVQAAKDYPFNPTIQFHLGLCDLILDEPEAAKAHLQRTVDLDPANVRVVKLVQQLRKRSV